The Alosa sapidissima isolate fAloSap1 chromosome 5, fAloSap1.pri, whole genome shotgun sequence genome has a window encoding:
- the LOC121710080 gene encoding spectrin family protein isoform X3: MEYDQHSASPGLSPAAFVNQVQYSNILEGRFKQLQDEREAVQKKTFTKWVNSHLGRVTCRIGDLYTDLRDGRMLIRLLEVLSGEQLPKPTKGRMRIHCLENVDKALQFLKEQKVHLENMGSHDIVDGNHRLTLGLIWTIILRFQIQDISVETEDNKEKKSAKDALLLWCQMKTAGYPNVNVHNFTTSWRDGLAFNAIVHKHRSDLIDFDNLKRSNAHYNLQNAFNVAEKELGLTKLLDPEDVNVDQPDEKSIITYVATYYHYFSKMKALAVEGKRIGKVLDYAIEADQLIEKYETLASELLQWIEQTIVTLNDRQLANSLSGVQNQLQAFNTYRTVEKPPKFTEKGNLEVLLFTIQSKMRANNQKVYMPREGKLISDINKAWERLEKAEHERELALRNELIRQEKLEMLAARFDRKAAMRETWLSENQRLVSQDNFGCDLGAVEAATRKHEAIETDIGAYGERVAAVEAVARELEKESYHEVRRIVARRDNVLRLWEYLKELLAARRERLNSHRDLQRLLQEMRYIMDWMADMKGRLQSQDSGKHLHDVEDLLQKHNLVEADISAQAERIKAVQANAQRFTSDGQIYKPCDPALVSEKEVQLGQAYEELGLLAGSRRARLEESRRLWQFLWELGEEAAWIREQEQILAGGDCGRDLSSALHLLSKHEAFRDEMAARYGPLGHSIASGEQLVREGHSGATEVTERIADVRAQWAHLEETSLLREQSLKESVALHQFQTDANDMEAWIMETLRQVSSQEVGHDEFSTQTLARKQREVEEEIQSHRPLIDSLHEQALALPASFTRSPQVEGRLPAIEQRYEELESLSSARRRALEGALALYRMFSEAGACQLWVEEKEQWLHSMEIPTKLEDLEVVQQRFETLEPEMNNLGTRVTDVNQVAQQLLKSDDRSKTQINQTQDQLNNRWKEFQRLADQKKQALESALNIQNYHLECNEIQSWMKEKTKVIESTQGLGNDLAGVMALQRKLTGMERDLEAIQGKLDDLRKEAEKLTEEHPDQAQEIQMRLAEIQDVWEELNATMKKREESLGEASKLQGFLRDLDDFQSWLSRTQTAVASEDIPTSMAEAEQLLTQHEAIKNEVDNYREDYERMRATGAEVTQGQTDAQHMFLAQRLQALDTGWHELRRMWENRHALLAQAFDFQTFLRDAKQAEGFLNSQEYVLSHTEMPSSLQGALEAIKKHDDFMTTMEASEEKINGVVEAGRRLVSDGNANADKIQEKADSIQDRHQKNKETASELLAKLKDNRELQHFLQDGQELTLWINEKMLTAQDMSYDEARNLHSKWQKHQAFMAELASNKDWLDKIDKEGQALVSEKPELEPVVRQTLEGLQKQWEELESTTRTKAQCLFDANRAELFTQSCSALDTWLQNLSSQLQSDDFGKDLTSVNILLKKHQMLEHQMEVREKEVQSLQSQALALAQEDSGIAEVDGQQRRVADSFSQLQDPLHLRRQQLLASKEAHQFNRDLEDEILWVKERMPLATSTDHGKDLPSVQLLIKKNQTLQKEIQGHQPRIDDILAHGRSMASGTDGSSDGAERHAALEGRLGELGEQWAHLIAETDERHSRLQEANRAQQFYADAAEAEAWMGEQELHMMSEEKAKDEQSAVVMVKKHQILEQALEDYAQTIHQLANSSRFMVTSEHPESERITLRQAQVDKLYAGLKDLAEERRGRLQERLRLTQLKREVDDLEQWIAEREVVAGSHELGQDIEHVTMLRDKFREFARDTSTIGQERVDAVNGQADDLIESGHPENASVAEWKDGLNEAWADLLELIDTRTQMLAASYELHRFHQDAREALGRVREKREALSSDLGRDLNTVQHLHRQHNAYEHDIQALSGQVTQVQDDAARLQKAYAGEKADDIHRHERAVTEAWEGLLAAGQARRLLLLDTVEKFRFFNMVRDLMLWMDGVNLQIQSHDSPRDVSSAGLVIANHQDIKSEIETRADSFTACNEMGNSLINNNHYAADEIREKLVQLQAKRDEINQKWQDKMDHLQIVLEVLQFSRDASVAESWLAGQEPLVRAAELGANVDEVESLIKRHEAFEKLAAGWEERFTLLEKLTTLEEQERLRILEEEERARRPPTPPPAEVVASDIETVAHDSAARTSLDQTTLNQSVSVNGVHSDQDTSQQSLSVSMSELKKPDPKPVSKPMSKPKAQERMARCVSACVPVLSHQINATLRHKMQMGSESESVNGPGRDSGLPSSSRHDPSATLPGKGSAEGTEAMEGMLCRKQEMESHAKKAATRSWQNVYCLLRKGSLGFYKDNKSASNGIPYHGEVPISLGEATCEVAHDYKKRKHVFKLRLGDGKEFLFQAKDEPEMSLWIRAIHSSMQSGSGAADHSPGGPRGLSRAMTMPPISPSSGDTGGVTMRNKDGKEKDREKRFSFFGKKK; this comes from the exons GTATCCCAATGTCAATGTGCACAACTTCACCACCAGCTGGAGAGATGGCCTCGCGTTCAACGCCATCGTCCACAAACACAG ATCGGACCTGATCGATTTTGACAACTTGAAGCGCTCCAATGCTCATTATAACCTGCAGAATGCCTTTAACGTGGCTGAGAAGGAGCTGGGCCTGACCAAGCTGCTGGATCCCGAGG aTGTGAATGTGGACCAGCCTGATGAGAAGTCTATTATCACCTATGTGGCCACATACTACCACTACTTCTCCAAGATGAAGGCCCTGGCTGTTGAGGGAAAGAGGATTggcaag GTGCTGGACTATGCCATCGAGGCGGACCAGCTGATAGAGAAGTATGAGACCCTGGCGTCCGAGCTGCTGCAGTGGATTGAGCAGACCATCGTCACGCTCAATGACCGGCAGCTGGCCAACTCCCTCAGCGGTGTGCAGAACCAACTCCAGGCCTTCAACACCTACCGCACCGTGGAGAAGCCTCCcaa GTTCACAGAGAAGGGGAACctggaggtgctgctgttcaccATCCAGAGCAAGATGAGGGCTAACAACCAGAAAGTCTACATGCCCAGAGAGGGCAAGCTCATCTCTGACATCAACAAG GCATGGGAGCGTCTGGAGAAGGCGGAGCATGAGCGTGAGCTGGCGCTGAGGAACGAGCTGATTCGCCAGGAGAAGCTGGAAATGCTGGCGGCTCGCTTCGACCGCAAGGCGGCCATGAGAGAAACCTGGCTGAGTGAGAACCAGCGCCTGGTCTCAcag GACAACTTCGGCTGTGATCTGGGTGCGGTGGAGGCGGCCACGCGGAAGCACGAGGCCATCGAGACGGACATCGGCGCGTACGGCGAGCGCGTGGCGGCCGTGGAGGCGGTGGCCCGCGAGCTGGAAAAGGAGAGCTACCACGAGGTGCGGCGCATCGTGGCACGGCGCGACAACGTCCTGCGGCTCTGGGAGTACCTGAAGGAGCTGCTGGCGGCCCGCCGCGAGCGCCTCAACTCCCACCGTGACCTGCAGCGCCTCCTGCAGGAGATGAGATACATCATGGACTGGATGGCCGACATGAAG gggCGGCTGCAGAGTCAGGACAGCGGTAAGCATCTGCACGATGTGGAGGACCTGCTGCAGAAACACAACCTGGTGGAGGCCGACATCTCCGCTCAGGCCGAGAGGATCAAAGCAGTGCAGGCCAATGCACAGCGCTTCACCTCTGATGGACAGA TCTATAAGCCGTGCGACCCCGCACTGGTCAGTGAGAAGGAGGTCCAGCTGGGCCAGGCCTACGAGGAGCTGGGCCTGCTGGCCGGCTCGCGCCGCGCCCGTCTGGAGGAGTCGCGGCGCCTCTGGCAGTTCCTGTGGGAGCTGGGCGAGGAGGCGGCGTGGATCCGCGAGCAGGAGCAGATCCTGGCCGGCGGCGACTGCGGACGCGACCTCTCGTCGGCGCTGCACCTGCTCAGCAAGCACGAGGCCTTCCGCGACGAGATGGCCGCCCGCTACGGCCCGCTGGGCCACAGCATCGCCTCTGGCGAGCAGCTGGTGCGGGAGGGTCACTCCGGTGCGACCGAAGTGACCGAGCGGATCGCCGACGTGCGCGCCCAGTGGGCTCACTTGGAGGAG ACGTCCCTGCTCAGGGAACAGAGTCTGAAGGAGTCGGTGGCCCTGCACCAGTTCCAGACTGATGCCAATGACATGGAGGCCTGGATCATGGAGACACTCCGACAG GTGTCTAGTCAGGAGGTGGGCCATGACGAGTTCTCCACCCAGACTCTGGCCCGCAagcagagggaggtggaggaggagatccAGAGCCACCGCCCTCTCATCGACTCCCTGCACGAGCAGGCCCTCGCACTGCCCGCATCCTTCACACGCTCACCGCAG gtGGAGGGCCGTCTGCCTGCCATTGAGCAACGCTACGAGGAGCTGGAGTCGCTGTCGTCGGCGCGGCGCCGGGCCCTAGAGGGCGCTCTGGCGCTCTACCGCATGTTCAGCGAGGCCGGCGCCTGCCAGCTGTgggtggaggagaaggagcagTGGCTCCACAGCATGGAGATCCCCACCAAGCTGGAGGACCTGGAGGTGGTGCAGCAGAG GTTTGAGACTCTGGAGCCAGAGATGAATAATCTAGGCACTCGCGTGACAGATGTCAACCAGGTGGCACAACAGCTGCTGAAGTCCGACGACCGCAGCAAAACCCAGATTAACCAGACACAAGACCAGCTCAATAACAG GTGGAAGGAGTTCCAGCGGCTGGCTGACCAGAAGAAGCAGGCCCTGGAGTCTGCCCTCAACATCCAGAACTACCACCTGGAGTGCAACGAGATCCAATCGTGGATGAAGGAGAAGACCAAGGTGATCGAGTCCACCCAGGGCCTGGGCAACGACCTGGCCGGCGTCATGGCCCTGCAGCGCAAGCTCACCGGCATGGAGCGAGACCTGGAGGCCATTCAG GGTAAGCTGGACGATCTGCGGAAGGAGGCAGAGAAGCTGACCGAGGAGCACCCGGACCAGGCCCAGGAGATCCAGATGCGCCTGGCCGAGATCCAGGACGTGTGGGAGGAGCTCAATGCCACCATGAAGAAGCGCGAGGAGTCTCTGGGCGAAGCGTCCAAGCTGCAGGGCTTCCTGCGCGACCTGGACGACTTCCAGTCGTGGCTGTCGCGCACGCAGACGGCCGTGGCGTCCGAGGACATCCCCACGTCGATGGCCGAGGCCGAGCAGCTGCTCACGCAGCACGAGGCCATCAAGAACGAGGTGGACAACTACCGCGAGGACTACGAGCGCATGCGCGCCACGGGGGCCGAAGTGACCCAGGGCCAGACGGACGCCCAGCACATGTTCCTGGCCCAGCGGCTTCAGGCGCTGGACACAGGCTGGCACGAGCTACGTCGCATGTGGGAGAACCGCCACGCGCTGCTGGCCCAGGCCTTCGACTTCCAGACGTTCCTGAGGGACGCCAAGCAGGCCGAGGGCTTCCTCAACAGCCAG GAGTATGTGCTGTCCCACACAGAGATGCCCTCGAGCCTGCAGGGGGCGCTAGAGGCCATTAAGAAGCACGATGACTTCATGACCACCATGGAGGCCAGCGAGGAGAAGATCAACGGTGTGGTCGAGGCCGGCCGCCGCCTCGTCTCCGATGGCAACGCCAATGCTGACAAGATCCAGGAGAAGGCCGACTCCATCCAGGATAG GCACCAGAAGAATAAGGAGACGGCCAGCGAGCTCCTGGCCAAACTGAAGGACAACAGAGAGCTGCAGCACTTCCTCCAGGATGGACAGGAG cTCACTCTCTGGATTAACGAGAAGATGCTGACGGCTCAGGACATGTCCTATGACGAGGCCCGTAACCTCCACAGCAAGTGGCAGAAGCACCAGGCCTTCATGGCAGAGCTGGCCTCCAACAAGGACTGGCTGGACAAGATCGACAAG GAGGGTCAGGCCCTGGTCAGTGAGAAGCCCGAGCTGGAGCCGGTGGTGCGCCAGACGCTGGAGGGTCTGCAGAAGCAGTGGGAGGAGCTGGAGAGCACCACGCGCACCAAGGCCCAGTGTCTGTTCGACGCCAACCGGGCCGAGCTGTTCACGCAGAGCTGCTCAGCGCTGGACACCTGGCTCCAGAACCTCTCCTCGCAGCTGCAGAGCGACGACTTCGGCAAGGACCTCACCAGCGTCAACATCCTGCTCAAGAAGCACCAG ATGCTGGAGCACCAGATGGAGGTGCGTGAGAAGGAGGTGCAGTCGCTGCAGTCTCAGGCGCTGGCCCTGGCCCAAGAGGATTCTGGGATAGCGGAGGTGGACGGCCAGCAGCGGCGCGTGGCCGACAGCTTCTCCCAGCTGCAGGACCCCCTGCACCTCCGACGCCAGCAGCTCCTCGCCTCCAAGGAGGCGCACCAGTTCAACAGAGACCTGGAGGACGAGATT TTATGGGTGAAGGAGAGGATGCCCCTGGCCACCTCCACAGACCATGGCAAAGACCTGCCCAGTGTGCAGCTCCTCATCAAGAAGAACCAG ACTCTCCAGAAGGAGATCCAGGGCCACCAGCCCCGCATCGATGACATCCTGGCCCACGGCCGGAGCATGGCGTCGGGCACGGACGGCAGCAGCGACGGCGCCGAGCGCCACGCGGCGCTGGAGGGCCGTCTGGGCGAGCTGGGCGAGCAGTGGGCGCACCTCATCGCCGAGACGGACGAGCGGCACTCGCGGCTGCAGGAGGCCAACCGGGCGCAGCAGTTCTACGCCGACGCCGCTGAGGCCGAGGCCTGGATGGGCGAGCAGGAGCTGCACATGATGTCTGAGGAGAaggccaag GATGAGCAGAGTGCGGTGGTGATGGTGAAGAAGCACCAGATCCTGGAGCAGGCACTGGAGGACTACGCCCAGACCATCCACCAGCTGGCCAACAGCAGCCGCTTCATGGTCACCAGTGAGCACCCCGAGAG TGAGCGCATCACGCTGCGTCAGGCCCAGGTGGACAAGCTGTACGCGGGGCTGAAGGACCTGGCCGAGGAGCGGCGCGGTCGGCTGCAAGAACGCCTGCGACTCACGCAGCTCAAGCGCGAGGTGGACGACCTGGAGCAGTGGATCGCCGAGAGGGAGGTGGTGGCCGGATCCCACGAGCTCGGACAGGACATCGAGCACGTCACG ATGCTGCGCGACAAGTTCCGCGAGTTCGCCCGCGACACCAGCACCATCGGTCAGGAGCGCGTGGACGCGGTCAACGGCCAGGCGGACGACCTGATCGAGTCGGGCCACCCGGAGAACGCCAGCGTGGCGGAGTGGAAGGACGGCCTGAATGAGGCGTGGGCCGACCTGCTGGAGCTGATCGACACGCGCACGCAGATGCTGGCGGCGTCCTACGAGCTGCACCGCTTCCACCAGGACGCCCGCGAGGCACTGGGACGCGTGCGCGAGAAGCGCGAGGCGCTCAGCTCCGACCTGGGACGCGACCTCAACACCGTGCAGCACCTGCACCGCCAGCACAACGCCTACGAGCACGACATCCAGGCACTCAGCGGACag GTGACGCAGGTGCAAGACGACGCTGCCCGCTTGCAGAAGGCGTATGCCGGTGAGAAGGCTGACGACATCCACCGTCACGAACGTGCCGTCACCGAGGCGTGGGAGGGGCTTCTGGCAGCGGGCCAGGCCAGGCGACTGCTCCTATTGGACACCGTGGAGAAGTTCCGCTTTTTCAACATGGTGCGTGACCTCATGCTCTGGATGGACGGGGTTAACCTACAGATCCAATCACATGACAGTCCAAG ggATGTTTCATCTGCTGGGCTGGTCATTGCCAACCACCAGGACATCAAGTCTGAAATCGAGACCAGAGCAGACAGCTTTACCGCCTGCAATGAGATGGGCAACTCCCTCATCAACAACAACCACTACGCCGCAGATGAG ATCCGGGAGAAGCTGGTCCAGCTCCAGGCGAAGAGAGACGAGATCAACCAGAAGTGGCAGGACAAGATGGACCACCTGCAGATCG TCCTGGAGGTGCTGCAGTTCAGCCGCGACGCCTCAGTGGCTGAGTCGTGGCTGGCGGGCCAGGAGCCACTGGTGCGGGCGGCCGAGCTGGGTGCCAACGTGGACGAGGTGGAGAGCCTCATCAAGCGTCACGAGGCCTTCGAGAAGCTGGCCGCCGGCTGGGAGGAGAGGTTCACCCTGCTGGAGAAACTCACCAcg ctTGAAGAGCAGGAAAGGCTGAGAATattagaggaggaggaaagagcaAGGCGACCTCCCACACCACCCCCGGCTGAAGTGGTCGCTTCTGACATAGAAACTGTGGCCCACGACTCTGCAGCCAG AACTAGTCTGGACCAGACTACACTCAATCAGTCCGTATCTGTGAATGGAGTTCACAGTGACCAGGACACCTCACAG CAGTCGTTGTCAGTGTCAATGTCAGAGCTCAAGAAGCCTGATCCTAAGCCCGTGTCTAAACCTATGTCTAAGCCCAAGGCACAGGAACGT ATGGCTCGTTGTGTCTCAGCCTGTGTCCCAGTGTTG TCGCATCAAATTAACGCAACTCTGCGGCATAAGATGCAAATG GGCTCCGAGTCTGAGTCGGTGAACGGGCCCGGGCGCGACAGCGGCCTCCCGTCCTCGTCCCGGCACGACCCCTCGGCCACGTTGCCCGGGAAAGGGAGCGCAGAGGGCACCGAGGCCATGGAGGGCATGCTGTGTCGCAAGCAGGAGATGGAGTCCCACGCCAAGAAGGCCGCCACCAG ATCCTGGCAGAACGTGTACTGCTTGCTGAGGAAGGGAAGCCTGGGCTTCTACAAGGACAACAAGAGCGCCTCCAATGGCATCCCGTACCACGGCGAGGTGCCCATCAGCCTGGGCGAGGCCACCTGCGAGGTCGCCCACGACTACAAGAAGAGGAAACACGTCTTCAAGCTCCG GCTCGGAGATGGCAAGGAGTTCCTGTTCCAAGCAAAGGACGAG cctGAGATGAGCTTGTGGATCCGGGCCATCCACTCGTCCATGCAGTCAGGCTCCGGGGCAGCCGACCACTCCCCCGGAGGCCCTCGTGGCCTGAGCCGGGCGATGACCATGCCCCCCATCTCGCCCAGCTCCGGCGACACCGGCGGAGTTACCATGCGCAACAAGGACGGCAAGGAGAAGGACCGCGAGAAACGCTTCAGCTTCTTCGGCaagaagaaataa